A window of the Acanthochromis polyacanthus isolate Apoly-LR-REF ecotype Palm Island chromosome 10, KAUST_Apoly_ChrSc, whole genome shotgun sequence genome harbors these coding sequences:
- the LOC127535655 gene encoding uncharacterized protein LOC127535655 isoform X12 — translation MWLRSRRWSQRWLKPWRCRVTTWCVLTKRLKQPRLFFTWSLLEDCTVNATQVNTLTTQQVNTLTTQQVNTLTTQQVNTLTVQQVNTLTTQQVNTLTTQQVNTLTTQQVNTLTTQQVNTLTTQQVNTLTVQQVNTLTTQQVNTLTEQQVNTLTTQQVNTLTTQQVNTLTTQQVNTLTTQQVNTLTVQQVNTLTTQQVNTLTEQQVNTLTVQQVNTLTTQQVNTLTVQQVNTLTTQQVNTLTEQQVNTLTTQQVNTLTVQQVNTLTTQQVNTLTTQQVNTLTTQQVNTLTTQQVNTLTTQQVNTLTTQQVNTLTTQQVNTLTVQQVNTLTTQQVNTLTTQQVNTLTTQQVNTLTTQQVNTLTVQQVNTLTTQQVNTLTTQQVNTLTTQQVNTLTTQQVNTLTTQQVNTLTTQQVNTLTTQQVNTLTTQQVNTLTTQQVNTLTTQQVNTLTTQQVNTLTTQQVNTLTTQQVNTLTVQQVNTLTTQQVNTLTVQQVNTLTEQQVNTLTTQQVNTLTTQQVNTLTTQQVNTLTTQQVNTLTVQQVNTLTEQQVNTLTEQQVNTLTTQQVNTLTEQQVNTLTTQQVNTLTEQQVNTLTTQQVNTLTTQQVNTLTAPYR, via the exons ATGTGGCTGAGGAGCAGGAGGTGGTCACAGAGGTGGCTGAAACCG TGGAGATGTCGGGTCACGACATGGTGTGTTTTGACAAAACGTTTGAAGCAGCCGAGGCTCTTCTTCACATGGAGTCTCCTGGAGGACTGCACAGTGAACGcaacacaggtaaacacactgactacacaacaggtaaacacactgactacacaacaggtaaacacactgactacacaacaggtaaacacactgactgtacaacaggtaaacacactgactacacaacaggtaaacacactgactacacaacaggtaaacacactgactacacaacaggtaaacacactgactacacaacaggtaaacacactgactacacaacaggtaaacacactgactgtacaacaggtaaacacactgacTACACAACAGGTGAACACACTGACTGaacaacaggtaaacacactgactacacaacaggtaaacacactgactacacaacaggtaaacacactgactacacaacaggtaaacacactgactacacaacaggtaaacacactgactgtacaacaggtaaacacactgacTACACAACAGGTGAACACACTGACTGAACAACAGGTGAACACACTGACTGtacaacaggtaaacacactgactacacaacaggtaaacacactgactgtacaacaggtaaacacactgacTACACAACAGGTGAACACACTGACTGaacaacaggtaaacacactgactacacaacaggtaaacacactgactgtacaacaggtaaacacactgactacacaacaggtaaacacactgactacacaacaggtaaacacactgactacacaacaggtaaacacactgactacacaacaggtaaacacactgactacacaacaggtaaacacactgactacacaacaggtaaacacactgactacacaacaggtaaacacactgactgtacaacaggtaaacacactgactacacaacaggtaaacacactgactacacaacaggtaaacacactgactacacaacaggtgaacacactgactacacaacaggtaaacacactgactgtacaacaggtaaacacactgactacacaacaggtgaacacactgactacacaacaggtaaacacactgactacacaacaggtgaacacactgactacacaacaggtaaacacactgactacacaacaggtaaacacactgactacacaacaggtgaacacactgactacacaacaggtaaacacactgactacacaacaggtaaacacactgactacacaacaggtgaacacactgactacacaacaggtgaacacactgactacacaacaggtaaacacactgacTACACAACAGGTGAACACACTGACTACACAACAGGTGAACACACTGACTGTACAACAGGTGAACACACTGACTAcacaacaggtaaacacactgactgtacaacaggtaaacacactgactgaacaacaggtgaacacactgactacacaacaggtgaacacactgactacacaacaggtgaacacactgactacacaacaggtaaacacactgactacacaacaggtaaacacactgactgtacaacaggtaaacacactgactgaacaacag gtaaacacactgactgaacaacag gtgaacacactgactacacaacaggtaaacacactgactgaacaacag gtaaacacactgactacacaacaggtaaacacactgactgaacaacaggtaaacacactgactacacaacaggtgaacacactgactacacaacaggtaaacacactgacTGCCCCATACAGGTGA
- the LOC127535655 gene encoding uncharacterized protein LOC127535655 isoform X38, with protein sequence MWLRSRRWSQRWLKPWRCRVTTWCVLTKRLKQPRLFFTWSLLEDCTVNATQVNTLTTQQVNTLTTQQVNTLTTQQVNTLTVQQVNTLTTQQVNTLTTQQVNTLTTQQVNTLTTQQVNTLTTQQVNTLTVQQVNTLTTQQVNTLTEQQVNTLTTQQVNTLTTQQVNTLTTQQVNTLTTQQVNTLTVQQVNTLTTQQVNTLTEQQVNTLTVQQVNTLTTQQVNTLTVQQVNTLTTQQVNTLTEQQVNTLTTQQVNTLTVQQVNTLTTQQVNTLTTQQVNTLTTQQVNTLTTQQVNTLTTQQVNTLTTQQVNTLTTQQVNTLTVQQVNTLTTQQVNTLTTQQVNTLTTQQVNTLTTQQVNTLTVQQVNTLTTQQVNTLTTQQVNTLTTQQVNTLTTQQVNTLTTQQVNTLTTQQVNTLTTQQVNTLTTQQVNTLTTQQVNTLTTQQVNTLTTQQVNTLTTQQVNTLTTQQVNTLTVQQVNTLTTQQVNTLTVQQVNTLTEQQVNTLTVQQVNTLTEQQVNTLTEQQVNTLTTQQVNTLTEQQVNTLTTQQVNTLTTQQVNTLTAPYR encoded by the exons ATGTGGCTGAGGAGCAGGAGGTGGTCACAGAGGTGGCTGAAACCG TGGAGATGTCGGGTCACGACATGGTGTGTTTTGACAAAACGTTTGAAGCAGCCGAGGCTCTTCTTCACATGGAGTCTCCTGGAGGACTGCACAGTGAACGcaacacaggtaaacacactgactacacaacaggtaaacacactgactacacaacaggtaaacacactgactacacaacaggtaaacacactgactgtacaacaggtaaacacactgactacacaacaggtaaacacactgactacacaacaggtaaacacactgactacacaacaggtaaacacactgactacacaacaggtaaacacactgactacacaacaggtaaacacactgactgtacaacaggtaaacacactgacTACACAACAGGTGAACACACTGACTGaacaacaggtaaacacactgactacacaacaggtaaacacactgactacacaacaggtaaacacactgactacacaacaggtaaacacactgactacacaacaggtaaacacactgactgtacaacaggtaaacacactgacTACACAACAGGTGAACACACTGACTGAACAACAGGTGAACACACTGACTGtacaacaggtaaacacactgactacacaacaggtaaacacactgactgtacaacaggtaaacacactgacTACACAACAGGTGAACACACTGACTGaacaacaggtaaacacactgactacacaacaggtaaacacactgactgtacaacaggtaaacacactgactacacaacaggtaaacacactgactacacaacaggtaaacacactgactacacaacaggtaaacacactgactacacaacaggtaaacacactgactacacaacaggtaaacacactgactacacaacaggtaaacacactgactacacaacaggtaaacacactgactgtacaacaggtaaacacactgactacacaacaggtaaacacactgactacacaacaggtaaacacactgactacacaacaggtgaacacactgactacacaacaggtaaacacactgactgtacaacaggtaaacacactgactacacaacaggtgaacacactgactacacaacaggtaaacacactgactacacaacaggtgaacacactgactacacaacaggtaaacacactgactacacaacaggtaaacacactgactacacaacaggtgaacacactgactacacaacaggtaaacacactgactacacaacaggtaaacacactgactacacaacaggtgaacacactgactacacaacaggtgaacacactgactacacaacaggtaaacacactgacTACACAACAGGTGAACACACTGACTACACAACAGGTGAACACACTGACTGTACAACAGGTGAACACACTGACTAcacaacaggtaaacacactgactgtacaacaggtaaacacactgactgaacaacag gtaaacacactgactgtacaacaggtaaacacactgactgaacaacag gtaaacacactgactgaacaacag gtaaacacactgactacacaacaggtaaacacactgactgaacaacaggtaaacacactgactacacaacaggtgaacacactgactacacaacaggtaaacacactgacTGCCCCATACAGGTGA
- the LOC127535655 gene encoding uncharacterized protein LOC127535655 isoform X23, whose product MWLRSRRWSQRWLKPWRCRVTTWCVLTKRLKQPRLFFTWSLLEDCTVNATQVNTLTTQQVNTLTTQQVNTLTTQQVNTLTVQQVNTLTTQQVNTLTTQQVNTLTTQQVNTLTTQQVNTLTTQQVNTLTVQQVNTLTTQQVNTLTEQQVNTLTTQQVNTLTTQQVNTLTTQQVNTLTTQQVNTLTVQQVNTLTTQQVNTLTEQQVNTLTVQQVNTLTTQQVNTLTVQQVNTLTTQQVNTLTEQQVNTLTTQQVNTLTVQQVNTLTTQQVNTLTTQQVNTLTTQQVNTLTTQQVNTLTTQQVNTLTTQQVNTLTTQQVNTLTVQQVNTLTTQQVNTLTTQQVNTLTTQQVNTLTTQQVNTLTVQQVNTLTTQQVNTLTTQQVNTLTTQQVNTLTTQQVNTLTTQQVNTLTTQQVNTLTTQQVNTLTTQQVNTLTTQQVNTLTTQQVNTLTTQQVNTLTTQQVNTLTTQQVNTLTVQQVNTLTTQQVNTLTVQQVNTLTEQQVNTLTVQQVNTLTEQQVNTLTVQQVNTLTEQQVNTLTEQQVNTLTTQQVNTLTTQQVNTLTTQQVNTLTEQQVNTLTTQQVNTLTTQQVNTLTAPYR is encoded by the exons ATGTGGCTGAGGAGCAGGAGGTGGTCACAGAGGTGGCTGAAACCG TGGAGATGTCGGGTCACGACATGGTGTGTTTTGACAAAACGTTTGAAGCAGCCGAGGCTCTTCTTCACATGGAGTCTCCTGGAGGACTGCACAGTGAACGcaacacaggtaaacacactgactacacaacaggtaaacacactgactacacaacaggtaaacacactgactacacaacaggtaaacacactgactgtacaacaggtaaacacactgactacacaacaggtaaacacactgactacacaacaggtaaacacactgactacacaacaggtaaacacactgactacacaacaggtaaacacactgactacacaacaggtaaacacactgactgtacaacaggtaaacacactgacTACACAACAGGTGAACACACTGACTGaacaacaggtaaacacactgactacacaacaggtaaacacactgactacacaacaggtaaacacactgactacacaacaggtaaacacactgactacacaacaggtaaacacactgactgtacaacaggtaaacacactgacTACACAACAGGTGAACACACTGACTGAACAACAGGTGAACACACTGACTGtacaacaggtaaacacactgactacacaacaggtaaacacactgactgtacaacaggtaaacacactgacTACACAACAGGTGAACACACTGACTGaacaacaggtaaacacactgactacacaacaggtaaacacactgactgtacaacaggtaaacacactgactacacaacaggtaaacacactgactacacaacaggtaaacacactgactacacaacaggtaaacacactgactacacaacaggtaaacacactgactacacaacaggtaaacacactgactacacaacaggtaaacacactgactacacaacaggtaaacacactgactgtacaacaggtaaacacactgactacacaacaggtaaacacactgactacacaacaggtaaacacactgactacacaacaggtgaacacactgactacacaacaggtaaacacactgactgtacaacaggtaaacacactgactacacaacaggtgaacacactgactacacaacaggtaaacacactgactacacaacaggtgaacacactgactacacaacaggtaaacacactgactacacaacaggtaaacacactgactacacaacaggtgaacacactgactacacaacaggtaaacacactgactacacaacaggtaaacacactgactacacaacaggtgaacacactgactacacaacaggtgaacacactgactacacaacaggtaaacacactgacTACACAACAGGTGAACACACTGACTACACAACAGGTGAACACACTGACTGTACAACAGGTGAACACACTGACTAcacaacaggtaaacacactgactgtacaacaggtaaacacactgactgaacaacag gtaaacacactgactgtacaacaggtaaacacactgactgaacaacag gtaaacacactgactgtacaacaggtaaacacactgactgaacaacag gtaaacacactgactgaacaacaggtaaacacactgactacacaacaggtgaacacactgactacacaacaggtaaacacactgactacacaacaggtaaacacactgactgaacaacaggtaaacacactgactacacaacaggtgaacacactgactacacaacaggtaaacacactgacTGCCCCATACAGGTGA
- the LOC127535655 gene encoding uncharacterized protein LOC127535655 isoform X28 gives MWLRSRRWSQRWLKPWRCRVTTWCVLTKRLKQPRLFFTWSLLEDCTVNATQVNTLTTQQVNTLTTQQVNTLTTQQVNTLTVQQVNTLTTQQVNTLTTQQVNTLTTQQVNTLTTQQVNTLTTQQVNTLTVQQVNTLTTQQVNTLTEQQVNTLTTQQVNTLTTQQVNTLTTQQVNTLTTQQVNTLTVQQVNTLTTQQVNTLTEQQVNTLTVQQVNTLTTQQVNTLTVQQVNTLTTQQVNTLTEQQVNTLTTQQVNTLTVQQVNTLTTQQVNTLTTQQVNTLTTQQVNTLTTQQVNTLTTQQVNTLTTQQVNTLTTQQVNTLTVQQVNTLTTQQVNTLTTQQVNTLTTQQVNTLTTQQVNTLTVQQVNTLTTQQVNTLTTQQVNTLTTQQVNTLTTQQVNTLTTQQVNTLTTQQVNTLTTQQVNTLTTQQVNTLTTQQVNTLTTQQVNTLTTQQVNTLTTQQVNTLTTQQVNTLTVQQVNTLTTQQVNTLTVQQVNTLTEQQVNTLTVQQVNTLTEQQVNTLTEQQVNTLTEQQVNTLTTQQVNTLTTQQVNTLTTQQVNTLTEQQVNTLTTQQVNTLTTQQVNTLTAPYR, from the exons ATGTGGCTGAGGAGCAGGAGGTGGTCACAGAGGTGGCTGAAACCG TGGAGATGTCGGGTCACGACATGGTGTGTTTTGACAAAACGTTTGAAGCAGCCGAGGCTCTTCTTCACATGGAGTCTCCTGGAGGACTGCACAGTGAACGcaacacaggtaaacacactgactacacaacaggtaaacacactgactacacaacaggtaaacacactgactacacaacaggtaaacacactgactgtacaacaggtaaacacactgactacacaacaggtaaacacactgactacacaacaggtaaacacactgactacacaacaggtaaacacactgactacacaacaggtaaacacactgactacacaacaggtaaacacactgactgtacaacaggtaaacacactgacTACACAACAGGTGAACACACTGACTGaacaacaggtaaacacactgactacacaacaggtaaacacactgactacacaacaggtaaacacactgactacacaacaggtaaacacactgactacacaacaggtaaacacactgactgtacaacaggtaaacacactgacTACACAACAGGTGAACACACTGACTGAACAACAGGTGAACACACTGACTGtacaacaggtaaacacactgactacacaacaggtaaacacactgactgtacaacaggtaaacacactgacTACACAACAGGTGAACACACTGACTGaacaacaggtaaacacactgactacacaacaggtaaacacactgactgtacaacaggtaaacacactgactacacaacaggtaaacacactgactacacaacaggtaaacacactgactacacaacaggtaaacacactgactacacaacaggtaaacacactgactacacaacaggtaaacacactgactacacaacaggtaaacacactgactacacaacaggtaaacacactgactgtacaacaggtaaacacactgactacacaacaggtaaacacactgactacacaacaggtaaacacactgactacacaacaggtgaacacactgactacacaacaggtaaacacactgactgtacaacaggtaaacacactgactacacaacaggtgaacacactgactacacaacaggtaaacacactgactacacaacaggtgaacacactgactacacaacaggtaaacacactgactacacaacaggtaaacacactgactacacaacaggtgaacacactgactacacaacaggtaaacacactgactacacaacaggtaaacacactgactacacaacaggtgaacacactgactacacaacaggtgaacacactgactacacaacaggtaaacacactgacTACACAACAGGTGAACACACTGACTACACAACAGGTGAACACACTGACTGTACAACAGGTGAACACACTGACTAcacaacaggtaaacacactgactgtacaacaggtaaacacactgactgaacaacag gtaaacacactgactgtacaacaggtaaacacactgactgaacaacag gtaaacacactgactgaacaacag gtaaacacactgactgaacaacaggtaaacacactgactacacaacaggtgaacacactgactacacaacaggtaaacacactgactacacaacaggtaaacacactgactgaacaacaggtaaacacactgactacacaacaggtgaacacactgactacacaacaggtaaacacactgacTGCCCCATACAGGTGA
- the LOC127535655 gene encoding uncharacterized protein LOC127535655 isoform X40: MWLRSRRWSQRWLKPWRCRVTTWCVLTKRLKQPRLFFTWSLLEDCTVNATQVNTLTTQQVNTLTTQQVNTLTTQQVNTLTVQQVNTLTTQQVNTLTTQQVNTLTTQQVNTLTTQQVNTLTTQQVNTLTVQQVNTLTTQQVNTLTEQQVNTLTTQQVNTLTTQQVNTLTTQQVNTLTTQQVNTLTVQQVNTLTTQQVNTLTEQQVNTLTVQQVNTLTTQQVNTLTVQQVNTLTTQQVNTLTEQQVNTLTTQQVNTLTVQQVNTLTTQQVNTLTTQQVNTLTTQQVNTLTTQQVNTLTTQQVNTLTTQQVNTLTTQQVNTLTVQQVNTLTTQQVNTLTTQQVNTLTTQQVNTLTTQQVNTLTVQQVNTLTTQQVNTLTTQQVNTLTTQQVNTLTTQQVNTLTTQQVNTLTTQQVNTLTTQQVNTLTTQQVNTLTTQQVNTLTTQQVNTLTTQQVNTLTTQQVNTLTTQQVNTLTVQQVNTLTTQQVNTLTVQQVNTLTEQQVNTLTTQQVNTLTTQQVNTLTEQQVNTLTTQQVNTLTEQQVNTLTTQQVNTLTTQQVNTLTAPYR, from the exons ATGTGGCTGAGGAGCAGGAGGTGGTCACAGAGGTGGCTGAAACCG TGGAGATGTCGGGTCACGACATGGTGTGTTTTGACAAAACGTTTGAAGCAGCCGAGGCTCTTCTTCACATGGAGTCTCCTGGAGGACTGCACAGTGAACGcaacacaggtaaacacactgactacacaacaggtaaacacactgactacacaacaggtaaacacactgactacacaacaggtaaacacactgactgtacaacaggtaaacacactgactacacaacaggtaaacacactgactacacaacaggtaaacacactgactacacaacaggtaaacacactgactacacaacaggtaaacacactgactacacaacaggtaaacacactgactgtacaacaggtaaacacactgacTACACAACAGGTGAACACACTGACTGaacaacaggtaaacacactgactacacaacaggtaaacacactgactacacaacaggtaaacacactgactacacaacaggtaaacacactgactacacaacaggtaaacacactgactgtacaacaggtaaacacactgacTACACAACAGGTGAACACACTGACTGAACAACAGGTGAACACACTGACTGtacaacaggtaaacacactgactacacaacaggtaaacacactgactgtacaacaggtaaacacactgacTACACAACAGGTGAACACACTGACTGaacaacaggtaaacacactgactacacaacaggtaaacacactgactgtacaacaggtaaacacactgactacacaacaggtaaacacactgactacacaacaggtaaacacactgactacacaacaggtaaacacactgactacacaacaggtaaacacactgactacacaacaggtaaacacactgactacacaacaggtaaacacactgactacacaacaggtaaacacactgactgtacaacaggtaaacacactgactacacaacaggtaaacacactgactacacaacaggtaaacacactgactacacaacaggtgaacacactgactacacaacaggtaaacacactgactgtacaacaggtaaacacactgactacacaacaggtgaacacactgactacacaacaggtaaacacactgactacacaacaggtgaacacactgactacacaacaggtaaacacactgactacacaacaggtaaacacactgactacacaacaggtgaacacactgactacacaacaggtaaacacactgactacacaacaggtaaacacactgactacacaacaggtgaacacactgactacacaacaggtgaacacactgactacacaacaggtaaacacactgacTACACAACAGGTGAACACACTGACTACACAACAGGTGAACACACTGACTGTACAACAGGTGAACACACTGACTAcacaacaggtaaacacactgactgtacaacaggtaaacacactgactgaacaacag gtgaacacactgactacacaacaggtaaacacactgactacacaacag gtaaacacactgactgaacaacag gtaaacacactgactacacaacaggtaaacacactgactgaacaacaggtaaacacactgactacacaacaggtgaacacactgactacacaacaggtaaacacactgacTGCCCCATACAGGTGA
- the LOC127535655 gene encoding uncharacterized protein LOC127535655 isoform X31, with translation MWLRSRRWSQRWLKPWRCRVTTWCVLTKRLKQPRLFFTWSLLEDCTVNATQVNTLTTQQVNTLTTQQVNTLTTQQVNTLTVQQVNTLTTQQVNTLTTQQVNTLTTQQVNTLTTQQVNTLTTQQVNTLTVQQVNTLTTQQVNTLTEQQVNTLTTQQVNTLTTQQVNTLTTQQVNTLTTQQVNTLTVQQVNTLTTQQVNTLTEQQVNTLTVQQVNTLTTQQVNTLTVQQVNTLTTQQVNTLTEQQVNTLTTQQVNTLTVQQVNTLTTQQVNTLTTQQVNTLTTQQVNTLTTQQVNTLTTQQVNTLTTQQVNTLTTQQVNTLTVQQVNTLTTQQVNTLTTQQVNTLTTQQVNTLTTQQVNTLTVQQVNTLTTQQVNTLTTQQVNTLTTQQVNTLTTQQVNTLTTQQVNTLTTQQVNTLTTQQVNTLTTQQVNTLTTQQVNTLTTQQVNTLTTQQVNTLTTQQVNTLTTQQVNTLTVQQVNTLTTQQVNTLTVQQVNTLTEQQVNTLTVQQVNTLTEQQVNTLTEQQVNTLTTQQVNTLTTQQVNTLTTQQVNTLTEQQVNTLTTQQVNTLTTQQVNTLTAPYR, from the exons ATGTGGCTGAGGAGCAGGAGGTGGTCACAGAGGTGGCTGAAACCG TGGAGATGTCGGGTCACGACATGGTGTGTTTTGACAAAACGTTTGAAGCAGCCGAGGCTCTTCTTCACATGGAGTCTCCTGGAGGACTGCACAGTGAACGcaacacaggtaaacacactgactacacaacaggtaaacacactgactacacaacaggtaaacacactgactacacaacaggtaaacacactgactgtacaacaggtaaacacactgactacacaacaggtaaacacactgactacacaacaggtaaacacactgactacacaacaggtaaacacactgactacacaacaggtaaacacactgactacacaacaggtaaacacactgactgtacaacaggtaaacacactgacTACACAACAGGTGAACACACTGACTGaacaacaggtaaacacactgactacacaacaggtaaacacactgactacacaacaggtaaacacactgactacacaacaggtaaacacactgactacacaacaggtaaacacactgactgtacaacaggtaaacacactgacTACACAACAGGTGAACACACTGACTGAACAACAGGTGAACACACTGACTGtacaacaggtaaacacactgactacacaacaggtaaacacactgactgtacaacaggtaaacacactgacTACACAACAGGTGAACACACTGACTGaacaacaggtaaacacactgactacacaacaggtaaacacactgactgtacaacaggtaaacacactgactacacaacaggtaaacacactgactacacaacaggtaaacacactgactacacaacaggtaaacacactgactacacaacaggtaaacacactgactacacaacaggtaaacacactgactacacaacaggtaaacacactgactacacaacaggtaaacacactgactgtacaacaggtaaacacactgactacacaacaggtaaacacactgactacacaacaggtaaacacactgactacacaacaggtgaacacactgactacacaacaggtaaacacactgactgtacaacaggtaaacacactgactacacaacaggtgaacacactgactacacaacaggtaaacacactgactacacaacaggtgaacacactgactacacaacaggtaaacacactgactacacaacaggtaaacacactgactacacaacaggtgaacacactgactacacaacaggtaaacacactgactacacaacaggtaaacacactgactacacaacaggtgaacacactgactacacaacaggtgaacacactgactacacaacaggtaaacacactgacTACACAACAGGTGAACACACTGACTACACAACAGGTGAACACACTGACTGTACAACAGGTGAACACACTGACTAcacaacaggtaaacacactgactgtacaacaggtaaacacactgactgaacaacag gtaaacacactgactgtacaacaggtaaacacactgactgaacaacag gtaaacacactgactgaacaacaggtaaacacactgactacacaacaggtgaacacactgactacacaacaggtaaacacactgactacacaacaggtaaacacactgactgaacaacaggtaaacacactgactacacaacaggtgaacacactgactacacaacaggtaaacacactgacTGCCCCATACAGGTGA